One genomic region from Candidatus Rokuibacteriota bacterium encodes:
- a CDS encoding carbon monoxide dehydrogenase subunit G, translating into MKIEGSYDIPAPRDRVWQALLDPAQLAKAIPGCEELEAIGEGEYKATMKVGVAAVKGTFQGKVKLSDIQPPTRYRMAVEGSGGPGFVRGEAAMELSEVEGGTRVACSADVQIGGLIAGVGQRMLGGVAKMMLDQFFSRMAEQLGGSP; encoded by the coding sequence GTGAAGATCGAAGGCAGCTACGACATTCCGGCACCCCGCGACCGCGTCTGGCAGGCCCTCCTCGACCCCGCCCAGCTCGCCAAGGCCATCCCGGGCTGCGAGGAGCTCGAAGCCATCGGCGAAGGGGAGTACAAGGCGACGATGAAGGTCGGCGTCGCGGCGGTGAAGGGGACCTTTCAGGGCAAAGTGAAGCTCTCGGACATCCAGCCGCCGACCCGGTACCGGATGGCGGTCGAGGGGAGCGGTGGCCCCGGCTTCGTCAGGGGCGAGGCCGCCATGGAGCTGTCCGAGGTGGAGGGGGGCACGCGGGTCGCGTGCTCCGCCGACGTGCAGATCGGTGGCCTGATCGCGGGGGTCGGGCAGCGGATGCTCGGGGGCGTGGCGAAGATGATGCTGGACCAGTTCTTCTCCCGGATGGCCGAGCAGCTGGGCGGATCCCCCTAG
- a CDS encoding HAMP domain-containing protein, which yields MRLGIRHKLVFLSLLILIVVSFGFTWLHLALSRGWVEEDLKDRAIAFAREIAATIGDRREFESAALLHDQIQQILAVRQNVLQLDILAFGSGGTKLVATSHPESRLPFRRKEVDQILKGQVISRLMKEPNRRYWEVMAPVTLEGTVAGAVAAKFSLDRADRQASRIRTWALALTAVSVVIMGVLMSLAVQLIVDRPVRRFMDAIARIRSGDSAATVRVETADELGAVAQHFNEMMGRINQFSDELQARVKEATAELDRRYQELQRLNQLLFETQRSLGHADRLALSGRIMAEVAHEVGTPLHSVAGHIELLRKELPADFLSEDLARRLAIIETQLARVVEIIGQLLDLTRHSPGEPGPVDANRLLRDTADLVRPSLSAAGLSLEVVTAPELPSVQGHRNQLQQVILNLLTNAMDATPAGGRVKLTTRALENREEVEVEVSDTGRGIPLAHRTQIFEPFFSTKESGRGTGLGLFISAQIVREHKGRIEVTSDEGRGSTFRVVLPTGRPA from the coding sequence GTGCGGCTCGGTATCCGACACAAGCTGGTCTTCCTCAGCCTTCTCATCCTCATTGTGGTCTCGTTCGGCTTCACGTGGCTGCACCTCGCGCTCTCGCGCGGGTGGGTGGAAGAGGACCTGAAGGACCGGGCCATCGCCTTCGCTCGGGAGATCGCGGCCACGATTGGCGATCGGCGGGAGTTTGAGAGTGCCGCGCTCCTTCACGACCAGATCCAGCAGATCCTGGCGGTCAGGCAGAATGTGCTCCAGCTCGACATTCTTGCGTTCGGGTCCGGTGGGACCAAGTTGGTAGCCACAAGCCATCCCGAGAGTCGGCTGCCGTTTCGCCGGAAGGAGGTGGACCAGATCCTCAAGGGGCAGGTCATCTCGCGCCTCATGAAGGAGCCGAACAGGCGGTACTGGGAGGTCATGGCCCCGGTCACGCTTGAGGGAACGGTGGCCGGAGCGGTTGCTGCCAAGTTCTCGCTGGACCGCGCGGATCGGCAGGCGTCGCGGATCCGCACATGGGCGCTCGCCCTCACCGCCGTCTCGGTGGTAATCATGGGTGTCCTGATGAGTCTTGCGGTCCAGCTGATCGTGGATCGCCCGGTCCGGCGGTTCATGGACGCCATTGCTCGCATCCGGAGCGGGGACAGCGCCGCCACGGTCCGGGTGGAGACCGCCGACGAATTAGGGGCCGTCGCACAGCACTTCAACGAGATGATGGGGCGGATCAACCAGTTCAGCGATGAACTCCAGGCTCGGGTCAAAGAAGCAACCGCGGAGCTCGACCGCCGCTATCAGGAGCTCCAACGCCTGAACCAGCTCCTCTTCGAAACGCAGCGGAGCCTCGGCCACGCCGACCGGCTGGCCCTGTCCGGGCGGATCATGGCCGAGGTCGCTCACGAAGTCGGTACACCGCTCCACTCGGTAGCTGGACACATCGAGCTGCTCCGGAAGGAACTGCCTGCCGATTTTCTGTCGGAGGATCTAGCCCGTCGCCTCGCGATCATCGAGACCCAGCTTGCGAGGGTGGTCGAGATCATTGGCCAACTACTGGACCTCACTCGCCACTCGCCTGGAGAGCCGGGCCCAGTAGACGCGAACCGGCTGCTGCGAGACACGGCCGACTTGGTGAGGCCGAGCCTCTCCGCCGCGGGTCTGAGCCTCGAGGTGGTCACGGCCCCTGAGCTTCCGTCGGTGCAGGGTCACCGAAACCAGCTCCAGCAGGTGATCCTGAACCTCCTGACCAACGCGATGGACGCCACACCGGCCGGAGGCCGTGTGAAACTGACCACCAGGGCTCTTGAAAATCGCGAGGAAGTGGAGGTGGAGGTCAGTGACACCGGGCGAGGGATTCCGCTTGCCCACCGAACGCAGATCTTCGAGCCATTCTTTTCGACCAAGGAGTCGGGGAGGGGTACCGGCCTCGGTCTTTTCATTTCCGCCCAGATCGTGCGGGAGCACAAGGGACGGATCGAGGTCACGAGCGACGAAGGCCGAGGGAGCACGTTCCGGGTCGTCCTCCCCACGGGGCGTCCCGCATGA
- a CDS encoding trypsin-like peptidase domain-containing protein, which yields MTRAGGLVAVALLVSGCASAAGVSDRSEVIRRILPSTVQLRAEREGGGRRAASGVVLASDTKSGRSWILTTRHFLEPPFRRQVYVSTPQHKGRGRAAVTAVSTDTDLAIIEVEGIDLPPVKFKEVVQLGDEVWVVAFPWGRRLTVVSGVVSQIGSEAGEAAVEGPARMVDASVSYGASGGGVFDAVTGALVGIVEGYRTARVAIPETPERGLEVPVPGETTVISSQAVVRFLLAAGLEALIPK from the coding sequence ATGACGCGAGCGGGTGGCCTGGTCGCGGTCGCCCTCCTGGTGTCGGGTTGTGCCTCCGCCGCAGGGGTCTCGGACCGGAGTGAGGTGATCCGGCGCATCCTCCCTTCGACGGTCCAGCTCCGGGCCGAGCGCGAGGGCGGCGGGCGGCGCGCCGCGTCCGGGGTCGTGCTCGCGTCGGACACGAAGTCGGGCCGTTCGTGGATTCTCACGACCCGCCACTTCTTGGAGCCACCGTTTCGCCGGCAGGTCTACGTCAGCACGCCTCAACACAAGGGCCGAGGGAGAGCGGCAGTGACGGCCGTGAGCACGGACACGGACCTCGCAATTATCGAGGTCGAAGGGATAGACCTCCCGCCCGTGAAATTTAAGGAAGTGGTCCAGCTCGGGGACGAGGTCTGGGTCGTTGCGTTCCCTTGGGGCCGTCGATTGACGGTGGTGAGCGGGGTGGTGAGTCAGATCGGGTCCGAGGCAGGAGAAGCGGCGGTGGAGGGACCGGCCCGAATGGTGGACGCCTCAGTGAGCTACGGGGCCAGCGGGGGAGGGGTGTTCGACGCCGTAACTGGCGCGTTGGTCGGGATCGTGGAAGGCTACCGCACGGCACGGGTGGCGATCCCGGAAACGCCAGAGCGCGGCTTGGAGGTCCCGGTCCCCGGGGAAACCACCGTGATTTCGTCGCAGGCGGTTGTTCGCTTCCTCCTCGCCGCGGGGCTCGAAGCCTTGATCCCAAAATAA
- a CDS encoding pyridoxal phosphate-dependent aminotransferase, with amino-acid sequence MFADRLKTLAPSSTLAIQAKAKAMRAQGIDVISFGAGEPDFDTPERIKEAAVRALKQGQTKYTEVPGIPELRAAVCQKLRRDNGLDYEPAEVLISCGAKHTLYNIFVTLVDSGDEVLIPSPYWVSYPEQVRLLGGVPVPAPTDEARGFQVDPARLRAAVTARTRAVVLNSPNNPTGAVLTQETLRAVGELAVERGLWVISDECYEALTYDRRHTSIAALGPEVKARAIVVNTCSKAYAMTGWRIGYAAGPRALIAAMSDVQSQVTSNPSSIAQWAAVEALAGPQDEVAKMVGEFDRRRRVIVEGLNTIPGIRCVMPGGAFYAFPDVSELFGRMWEGRRLASSSDVTAFLLEAARVAVVPGVDFGSDRHVRLSYATDLATIRQGLARIDAAVRSLGPI; translated from the coding sequence GCGCCCAGGGGATCGACGTCATCTCCTTTGGCGCGGGGGAGCCCGACTTCGACACCCCGGAGCGGATCAAGGAGGCGGCGGTCCGCGCGCTTAAGCAGGGACAGACCAAGTACACTGAGGTGCCCGGGATCCCGGAGCTCCGTGCGGCCGTTTGCCAGAAGCTCCGCCGTGACAACGGCCTCGACTACGAACCCGCCGAGGTCCTGATCTCCTGCGGCGCCAAGCACACCCTCTACAACATCTTCGTCACGCTCGTGGACTCCGGCGACGAGGTCCTCATTCCGAGCCCGTACTGGGTCTCCTACCCCGAGCAGGTGCGGCTCCTCGGCGGCGTTCCGGTGCCTGCCCCGACCGATGAGGCGCGCGGATTCCAGGTCGACCCGGCCCGTCTGAGGGCGGCGGTGACGGCGCGGACCCGGGCCGTCGTGCTCAACAGCCCGAACAACCCGACGGGGGCGGTCCTGACCCAGGAGACGCTGCGGGCCGTCGGCGAGCTCGCGGTCGAGCGCGGCCTCTGGGTGATCTCCGACGAGTGCTACGAGGCGCTCACCTACGACCGGCGCCACACGTCGATCGCGGCGCTGGGGCCGGAGGTCAAGGCGCGCGCCATCGTCGTCAACACGTGTTCCAAGGCCTACGCGATGACCGGCTGGCGCATCGGTTACGCCGCGGGCCCCCGCGCGCTGATCGCCGCCATGAGTGACGTCCAGAGCCAGGTCACTTCCAACCCGTCCTCGATCGCCCAGTGGGCCGCCGTGGAAGCGCTGGCGGGCCCCCAGGACGAGGTGGCCAAGATGGTCGGCGAGTTCGACCGCCGTCGGCGGGTGATCGTGGAAGGGCTCAACACGATCCCCGGGATCCGCTGCGTGATGCCCGGTGGGGCGTTCTACGCGTTCCCCGACGTGTCGGAGCTTTTCGGCAGGATGTGGGAGGGCCGGAGACTGGCCAGCTCGTCGGACGTCACGGCGTTCCTGCTCGAGGCCGCGCGGGTTGCCGTGGTCCCGGGCGTCGACTTCGGCTCCGACCGCCACGTCCGCCTCTCGTACGCCACCGACCTCGCGACCATCAGGCAGGGGCTGGCTCGGATCGACGCAGCGGTCCGGTCCCTCGGCCCGATATGA
- a CDS encoding DUF1344 domain-containing protein: protein MQKVFAVALALLLALSVASAWAEEIEGKIQKVDPADRMFVLEDGTQLWVAEGLSMDTLKAGASVKATYEERDGKKISTSFAVSE from the coding sequence ATGCAGAAGGTTTTCGCAGTTGCGTTGGCTCTGCTGCTCGCCCTGTCCGTGGCCAGCGCCTGGGCTGAAGAGATCGAGGGGAAGATCCAGAAGGTGGACCCTGCCGATCGGATGTTCGTCCTTGAGGACGGCACCCAGCTCTGGGTGGCCGAAGGCCTATCGATGGACACCCTCAAGGCAGGGGCATCGGTGAAGGCCACCTACGAGGAGCGGGACGGGAAGAAGATCTCCACCAGCTTCGCGGTGTCGGAGTAG
- a CDS encoding sigma-54-dependent Fis family transcriptional regulator encodes MTAPPTLLIADDDPVARDLLAEVLTREGYRVRAASGGEECLRLAEAEPFDLALVDLRMPDLDGLSVLQRLASIQPRVPVLILTAFATIETAIEAIRAGAYDYLSKPFRMEEIKVVVRRALDAQRLVRENLQYRQELRERYRVENLVGQSPQMVEIYKLVARVANLDTTVLIQGETGTGKELVARAIHYASLRADRPFVVVDCAALPEALFESELFGHERGAFTGALSTRRGLLETAAGGTCLLDEIGELSPALQGKLLRALQERTIRRVGGNEPIPVNVRIVAATNRDLRKLVEDGSFREDLYFRLKVVTITVPPLRERLQDAPLLAQHFLQKYAVASGKPVKGFARETLALLSGYHWPGNVRELEHTVEQAVALSSSELVLPDDLRPELREEPARELRLPAGRMTLEEMKCWYVAKVLEEAGGNKLRAAEILGIDRRTLYRILQRQVVEEEADG; translated from the coding sequence ATGACGGCGCCTCCGACGCTCCTGATCGCAGACGATGACCCAGTGGCCCGGGACCTCCTTGCCGAGGTGTTGACCCGAGAAGGGTACCGGGTCCGGGCAGCTTCAGGCGGGGAGGAGTGCCTGCGCCTGGCCGAAGCCGAGCCCTTCGACCTGGCCCTCGTAGATCTGCGGATGCCCGACCTGGACGGGCTGTCGGTCCTCCAGCGACTCGCGTCAATCCAGCCGAGAGTCCCAGTCTTAATCCTCACGGCGTTTGCGACCATCGAAACCGCGATCGAAGCAATTCGTGCTGGCGCGTACGACTACCTCTCCAAACCCTTCAGAATGGAGGAGATCAAGGTCGTGGTGCGCCGGGCCCTGGACGCGCAGCGGTTGGTCCGTGAGAACCTTCAGTATCGGCAGGAGCTCAGGGAACGATACCGGGTCGAAAACCTGGTGGGCCAGTCTCCTCAAATGGTCGAGATCTATAAGCTGGTGGCGCGCGTGGCGAACCTCGACACCACGGTCCTCATTCAGGGGGAAACCGGCACCGGGAAAGAGTTGGTCGCCCGCGCCATCCACTACGCGAGCCTCCGGGCGGACCGGCCCTTCGTGGTGGTAGACTGCGCGGCACTTCCCGAGGCGCTTTTCGAGTCGGAGCTCTTCGGCCACGAACGGGGCGCTTTCACCGGGGCCCTCTCAACTCGGCGCGGCCTCCTCGAAACCGCCGCGGGGGGAACCTGCCTCCTTGACGAGATCGGGGAGTTGTCGCCCGCCCTCCAAGGCAAGCTGCTACGGGCCCTCCAGGAGAGGACGATCCGGCGGGTCGGGGGAAACGAGCCGATTCCCGTGAACGTCCGGATCGTCGCGGCGACCAACCGGGATCTCAGGAAGCTGGTCGAGGACGGCAGCTTCCGGGAGGATCTCTACTTTCGCCTCAAGGTCGTGACGATCACGGTCCCGCCCCTCCGTGAGCGGCTCCAGGACGCGCCGCTCCTGGCTCAGCACTTCCTGCAGAAGTATGCCGTCGCGTCCGGTAAACCGGTGAAGGGCTTCGCGCGGGAAACCCTCGCGCTCCTCTCGGGCTACCACTGGCCGGGCAACGTTCGGGAGCTGGAACACACCGTCGAGCAGGCGGTCGCGCTCTCCTCGTCGGAACTTGTCCTCCCCGACGATCTCCGGCCGGAGCTCCGCGAGGAGCCTGCCCGCGAGCTCCGTCTGCCCGCGGGGCGCATGACGCTGGAAGAGATGAAGTGCTGGTATGTGGCCAAGGTTCTTGAAGAGGCGGGGGGGAACAAACTCCGTGCGGCCGAGATCCTAGGGATCGACCGGCGCACCCTCTACCGGATCCTCCAGCGACAGGTAGTCGAGGAGGAGGCGGACGGATGA